The sequence CGCCGTTGCTGGCGCAGCCGCTTGAGGCACGAGCGCCATCTCGATGGTCAGATCTCTGTCGAACGTCACATCGCGACTACGCGTCCCATATCCTGGAGCTTCCGCTTGAATCATGTGCGTCGCACCGTCGCGCTCGAACTTTCCGACAAACGGGTTTCGCTCGAGAGGTTTGCCGTCGAGCAACACCTTCGCATTGGGAGGCGAAACGTTGATGGAAATTTCTACCTTCCCCGCAGGAGGCGTTGCCGTTGCGACGGTTGGTGGAGGCGGCTGTGGGCGCGTGACAAACCAGATTCCTGCACCGATGGCCGCGGCGGCAATGAGTGCAATGGCGCCGATCATGCCGCGCTTTGCGGGAGCAGCAGGCTGCGACGCCGAGTGCATCGAAGGCGTGGACGCAGTGAGCGCGGTTGGCGACGACGTCGCCGCGCGATTCACTTCTGGTGCCGACGTCGTTGCAGGATTCGATTTCGTCTCACCGGTCGTCGCAGCGCGATCGACCTGCGACATCGGTCCCGACGCTGCGCCGGGATTGTCGAGCTGCGGCAAACTGATCGCTTGAAACTCGGTTGTCGGGAGCGACTTGACGACCTTGAGCTGCGTTTCGACGATGCTCTTGATCTTCTGCCGATTTTCCTCGAAGTGCTTCGCAACGAGCCTGCCGACTTCGCGCAGCGTCGTCTTGTCGTTCATTGAATCGAGCAGCTCTTCGAGCGCCGTCGCTTGCTCGACTGCCGTCGAATAACGATCCTCGCGACGGAGCGCGAGCGACTTCATGACGATCTTTTCGAGCCCTTCGGGAACGTCCGGATCGATATCGCGAGGTGAGGGGATGTCGCCGTTGATCAGGCGATGCAGGACGGTGAGATCGGGAATGCCTTTCCACAATCGACGGCCCGTTGCGGCTTCCCAGAGCATGACGCCCGCGGAGAAAATATCGGCACGACGATCGACTCGTTCGCCCCGCGCTTGCTCCGGCGCCATGTACGCAACTTTGCCCTTGACCACGCCGAGACGCGTTTCAGCCGACGAATTCATCGCCTTGGCGATTCCGAAATCGACGACTTTCACTTGACCGTCGTACGTGACGAACACGTTGTGCGGCGTCACGTCGCGATGCACGACATTGAGCGGCGTGCCGTCGAAATCCGTGAGCTCGTGCGCGTGATGCAAGCCCGTGAGCATGTCGATGATGATGCGCAGGTGCATCGAAAGCGTCAGTCCACCATCGCGACCAATTCGATGCAGCACGCGATTCAGAGGCTGTCCTTCGAGGTACTCCATGGCGATGAAGTACCGATCGCCCTCCTGACCAACCTCGTTCGTCTGCACGACGTTTGGATGACTGAGACGTGCAGCAAGCCGTGCCTCGTCGAGGAACATGCTCAAGAACTCGGGATCCGTCGCAAGCTGTGGCCGGATCTGCTTGATCACGACCAGCTTGTTGAAGCCGGCCGGACCTTGCACGACAGCCAGGTAAACTTCGGCCATACCGCCGTGGCCGAGCTCAGCGATGAGCCTGTATTTGCCGAGGATATTCGCCTCGGGTCCTTTCATCGTATTGGACCCATCCATGGTCGACATTTACCTCGCTAAGGCAACTCGAACGGATTGACTGAGGACGAGAACACCGAGGTGCGCGCCCGTACCGCGAATCATGCTACCCAGACTGCACGTTTTGCGCAATCGATGCGAGTTTTTGACGAAATAAAAATCCCGCGACCCCCCGCACACTCGTTCGCCCTCGAAAAGCCGCTCAGATCGCGACATTGGTTACAGTCGCAGCGCGCACGATGCGTCGCCATGCGCGAACGTATCGCGCGCTGTCGTCGTGCCGAGCGAGCAACAAACTGCAGGCCGAAGCACGGCAAATCCTATTGAAAATCGCATCGAACGGTCCGAAGCTAACGGGCGGCGCGCAGGAAAACCGATAGGATGTGCGCCAACGACGTGGCGACTGGGATGGCGCTCGCGACCATGCGTCGAGTGCGAACAGCACGAATGCCGTGGATCAACGACGCACCTGATCGTCCGGACAAGCGGAGAGCAAGTGGCAGACAAGACGGAATCGAACGAGCAGAAAGACCGCGATTCAGCCGCCAAACGCGCTGCCGTCACGCGGCGCAAGATCGACGTCTACCTCGATCGAGTCATCAACGACGTCGAAGCGATCGCGCGCAATGACGACGGCCGTGCACTCGTGTCGCCACCTCAAGACGAGGCGC is a genomic window of Polyangiaceae bacterium containing:
- a CDS encoding protein kinase: MDGSNTMKGPEANILGKYRLIAELGHGGMAEVYLAVVQGPAGFNKLVVIKQIRPQLATDPEFLSMFLDEARLAARLSHPNVVQTNEVGQEGDRYFIAMEYLEGQPLNRVLHRIGRDGGLTLSMHLRIIIDMLTGLHHAHELTDFDGTPLNVVHRDVTPHNVFVTYDGQVKVVDFGIAKAMNSSAETRLGVVKGKVAYMAPEQARGERVDRRADIFSAGVMLWEAATGRRLWKGIPDLTVLHRLINGDIPSPRDIDPDVPEGLEKIVMKSLALRREDRYSTAVEQATALEELLDSMNDKTTLREVGRLVAKHFEENRQKIKSIVETQLKVVKSLPTTEFQAISLPQLDNPGAASGPMSQVDRAATTGETKSNPATTSAPEVNRAATSSPTALTASTPSMHSASQPAAPAKRGMIGAIALIAAAAIGAGIWFVTRPQPPPPTVATATPPAGKVEISINVSPPNAKVLLDGKPLERNPFVGKFERDGATHMIQAEAPGYGTRSRDVTFDRDLTIEMALVPQAAAPATAPPPTTASAATSEPTKDKPTKVIIVAPPTATEDPTKTGGTKKPNRPIDEKNPYQ